GACCGGCGACGATGAACACCACACCGAACACCAGCACCTGCTTGTTGGCCGTGCCGGCCAGGGTAGCCTTGTAGACTTCGCCAATGTCCAGCGAACCGGTGGCGCCGTACATCATCGACAGGCCGTACAGCAGGAAGCCCGAAGCCAGCGCGCCCAGCACGAAGTACTTCATGGCGGCCTCGGTCGACTGCGCATGGTCGCGGCGCAGGGCCACGAGCGCGTACAGCGACAGCGACATCAACTCCAGCCCCAGGTAGATGGCCAGGAAGTTGTTGCCGATGATCATGATGGAGATGCCCAGCAGCGAGAACATGCTCAGCGAGAACAGTTCTCCCTTGAGCATGTCGCGGGACGCCGCATAGGTCTGCGCGTAGACCAGCGAGCCCATCACGGCCAGGGTGGCGCAAAACGACAGGAGGTGGCCCATGGCATCGGTCACCACCATCTGCTGCATGGCATAGACGGAGGCACCCGAGTCCAGCGCCTGCAGGTGCAGGCCGGCCACGCAGGCCAGCGACAGCATCGTCAGGTAGTAGGTCGGCTTGCGTTGCGGGCAGGTGACGAACAGGTCCACGAGTGCGACCACGCAGGCCAGGGCCAGCAGGACGATCTCCGGTGTCACCGCGATCCAGTTGAGGTCAGTCATGTTGGTTCGGGCCTCAGTTCAGCTTGCTTTGAGCCACGTGCTTGAGCAGCTCCGTCACGGACACGTGCATCACGTCGGTGAAGGGCTTGGGCTGGATGCCCATCCACAGCACGGCGGCGGCCAGGACGGCCAGGATCAGGAATTCACGGGCATTGATGTCGGTGAGTTCGCGCACGTGGTCGTTGGTCACGTCACCGAAGTAGACGCGCTTGTACATCCACAGCGTGTAGGCCGCACCGAAGATCAGTGCGGTGGCTGCCAGCAGGCCGATCAGGAAGTCGTACTGCACGGCGCCCAGGATCACCATCCACTCGCCCACGAAGCCTGCGGTGCCCGGCAGACCACAGTTGGCCATCGAGAACAGCAGCGCAAAGGCAGCGAACTTCGGCATCGTGTTGACCACACCACCGTAGGACGAGATCTCACGCGAGTGCACACGGTCGTACAGCACGCCGATGCTCAGGAACATGGCGCCCGAGACAAAGCCGTGGGCGATCATCTGCACCAGGCCACCGGACATCCCCAGCTCGTTGAAGATGAAGAAGCCCAGCGTCACGAAACCCATGTGGGCGATGGACGAATAGGCCACCAGCTTCTTCATGTCCTGCTGCACCATGGCCACCAGACCGATGTAGATCACACCGACCAGCGACAGGGTGATGACGACCGGCGCGTACTCGTGCGAAGCATCGGGCACGATCGGCAGCATGAAGCGCAGGAAGCCATAGCAGCCCAGCTTCAGCATGATCGCGGCCAGCACGGCGGAACCACCAGTCGGCGCTTCAACGTGCACGTCGGGCAGCCAGGTGTGCACCGGGAACATCGGCACCTTCACGGCGAAGGCCGCGAAGAAGGCGATGAACAGCAGCGTCTGCGGCGTGGCCGCCAGCGGCAGCTTGTGCCAGTCGAGGATGCTGAACGAACCGCCCGACTTGTAGTACAGGAAGATCAGCGCGATCAGCATCAGCAGCGAGCCGAGCAGCGTGTACAGGAAGAACTTGAAGGCAGCGTACACGCGACGCGGGCCGCCCCACATGCCGATGATGATGTACATCGGGATCAGGGTCGCCTCGAAGAACACGTAGAAGAGCATGCCGTCGAGCGCCGAGAACACGCCGACCATCAGACCCGACAGGATCAGGAAGGCGCCGTAGTACTGGTGCGGACGGTCTTCAATGACTTCCCAGCCAGCCAGCACCACGATCACCGTGATGAAGGCCGTCAGGGGCACGAACCACATCGAGATGCCATCGACACCCAGGTGGTACATGACATTGAAGCGCTCGATCCAGGCTGCCTTCTCGACGAACTGCATGGCCGCCGTCGAGTTGTCGAAGCCGGTCATCAG
This is a stretch of genomic DNA from Aquabacterium olei. It encodes these proteins:
- a CDS encoding NADH-quinone oxidoreductase subunit M — protein: MSNILSLAIWVPVVFGVLLLAVGRQENAAFTRWVALIGAIAGFLVTIPLMTGFDNSTAAMQFVEKAAWIERFNVMYHLGVDGISMWFVPLTAFITVIVVLAGWEVIEDRPHQYYGAFLILSGLMVGVFSALDGMLFYVFFEATLIPMYIIIGMWGGPRRVYAAFKFFLYTLLGSLLMLIALIFLYYKSGGSFSILDWHKLPLAATPQTLLFIAFFAAFAVKVPMFPVHTWLPDVHVEAPTGGSAVLAAIMLKLGCYGFLRFMLPIVPDASHEYAPVVITLSLVGVIYIGLVAMVQQDMKKLVAYSSIAHMGFVTLGFFIFNELGMSGGLVQMIAHGFVSGAMFLSIGVLYDRVHSREISSYGGVVNTMPKFAAFALLFSMANCGLPGTAGFVGEWMVILGAVQYDFLIGLLAATALIFGAAYTLWMYKRVYFGDVTNDHVRELTDINAREFLILAVLAAAVLWMGIQPKPFTDVMHVSVTELLKHVAQSKLN